In Microbacterium sp. SLBN-146, one genomic interval encodes:
- a CDS encoding LLM class flavin-dependent oxidoreductase, whose protein sequence is MNEIQLGLDTFGDVTLDDDGNRLSDAQTIRNVVAQAVLADEVGLSFFGVGEHHRPEFAVSSPEIVLAAAASVTKNIHLGTAVTVLSSDDPVRVYERFATLDAVSNGRAEVILGRGSFIESFPLFGYDLRDYEVLFDEKLDLFSQLLTEKPVSWQGTTRAPLENADVFPKTENGITAWVGVGGSPESVVRTARYGYGLMLAIIGGPAYRFRPFVDLYHRSLTSFGRESLPIGLHSPGHIADTDQQAWDEAYAGFEAMNNTIGRERGWPTYNRLRFQHDVGPEGALYVGSPETVARKIVDSLRTLDAQRFDLKFSTGTLSHEKLMRSIELYGTKVAPLVREMLAT, encoded by the coding sequence ATGAATGAGATTCAGCTCGGCCTCGACACGTTCGGCGATGTGACACTGGACGACGACGGCAACCGTCTCTCCGACGCACAGACCATCCGGAACGTCGTCGCACAGGCCGTCCTCGCCGACGAGGTTGGCCTGTCGTTCTTCGGCGTGGGCGAGCACCATCGTCCCGAGTTCGCCGTATCGAGTCCCGAGATCGTGCTGGCCGCCGCGGCATCCGTCACGAAGAACATCCACCTCGGCACCGCCGTCACCGTCCTCTCGAGCGATGACCCCGTGCGTGTCTACGAGCGGTTCGCCACCTTGGACGCCGTCTCGAACGGTCGCGCCGAAGTCATTCTCGGACGGGGATCGTTCATCGAGTCCTTCCCCCTCTTCGGCTACGACCTGAGGGACTACGAAGTCCTCTTCGACGAGAAGCTCGACCTCTTCTCTCAGCTCCTGACGGAGAAGCCGGTCTCGTGGCAGGGAACGACCCGGGCGCCGCTCGAGAATGCCGACGTCTTTCCGAAGACCGAGAACGGCATCACGGCGTGGGTCGGGGTCGGTGGATCGCCCGAGTCCGTCGTCCGCACGGCACGATACGGCTACGGACTCATGCTCGCGATCATCGGCGGACCCGCATACCGGTTCCGTCCCTTCGTCGATCTCTACCACCGCTCCCTCACGTCGTTCGGACGCGAAAGCCTGCCGATCGGCCTCCACTCACCCGGGCACATCGCCGACACGGATCAGCAGGCGTGGGACGAGGCGTATGCCGGCTTCGAAGCGATGAACAACACGATCGGACGCGAGCGTGGCTGGCCGACGTACAACCGTCTGCGCTTCCAGCACGATGTGGGCCCCGAGGGTGCGCTCTACGTCGGGTCGCCCGAGACCGTCGCGCGGAAGATCGTCGACTCCCTGCGGACGCTCGACGCGCAGAGGTTCGATCTGAAGTTCTCGACGGGCACGCTGTCGCATGAGAAGCTCATGCGCTCCATCGAGCTTTATGGCACGAAGGTGGCACCGCTCGTGCGCGAGATGCTCGCGACCTGA
- the polA gene encoding DNA polymerase I produces MTDSAKPTLLVVDGHSLAYRAFFALPVDNFTTKDGQHTNGIYGFLAMLINLIKAEKPTHLAVAFDTSRQSFRTREYSEYKANRSETPSEFKGQIPLLQDCLAAMSIEVLSQEDIEADDILATLATQGAEQGYTVLVCSGDRDTIQLVNDDVTLLYPNVQGVSQLKRYDREAVIERYGVTPEQYPDIAALVGETSDNLPGVPKVGEKTAVKWLTQFGSLDALIEGADSIKGVVGGNLRDHIDDVRRNRQLNRLLRDVELPVAISDLEVKPMDAQAVRDIFARLEFKTLIPRVAELAGIEQQMAAVTSAAAVTAPVAAELSADQLTEWLERAEGDIGVTITVAGGTPQRVGLAAGDTAVEVSWTPETAASLGPWLASDAQKIFSDAKPQIKALARSGIRTRGLGFDTVVAGWLLRPSFPDKTLADLVDRYLDERLPEADPTQLVPETEGATPGQLSWYALRVAEAQRAEMAPSVERVLTEIELPTLTTLADMELAGVAVSHDTLSTFSRELGERADAIAREAYATIGREVNLGSPKQLQEVLFDELELPKTRKTKTGYSTDAAVLADLQETNPHPFLNQLLQHREATKLRQIIESLDAAIAADGRIRTTYVQTGSQTGRLSSTDPNLQNIPIRTEESRRIRSAFEVGSGYETLLTADYSQIEMRIMAHLSEDPGLVEAFNSGEDLHRFVGARVFGVDPSDVTSQMRTKVKAMSYGLVYGLSAFGLSKQLRIEQSEAKQLMMEYFARFGAVRDYLRSSVEQARIDGYTETIFGRRRPFPDLASPNRVLRENAERAALNAPIQGSAADIMKIALFHIHDDFTAAGLQSRVLLQIHDELVVEVAAGEWDAAERIVRERMGDAAELSVPLDVQIGRGANWNDAGH; encoded by the coding sequence GTGACGGACTCCGCAAAGCCTACCCTTCTCGTCGTCGACGGCCATTCCCTGGCCTACCGTGCGTTCTTCGCCCTGCCTGTCGACAACTTCACGACGAAGGACGGGCAGCACACGAACGGCATCTACGGCTTCCTGGCGATGCTGATCAACCTCATCAAGGCCGAGAAGCCGACGCACCTGGCCGTCGCGTTCGATACGTCGCGCCAGTCCTTCCGCACGCGCGAGTACAGCGAGTACAAGGCGAATCGGTCAGAGACGCCGTCAGAGTTCAAGGGCCAGATCCCGCTCCTGCAGGACTGCCTCGCGGCGATGAGCATCGAGGTGCTGAGCCAAGAAGACATCGAAGCCGACGACATCCTCGCGACGCTCGCGACGCAGGGTGCCGAACAGGGCTACACCGTGCTCGTGTGTTCCGGCGACCGTGACACCATCCAGCTCGTCAATGACGACGTCACGCTCCTCTACCCGAACGTCCAGGGTGTGTCGCAGCTCAAGCGCTACGACCGCGAGGCCGTCATCGAGCGCTACGGCGTGACGCCCGAGCAGTATCCCGACATCGCCGCGCTCGTGGGCGAGACGAGCGACAACCTCCCGGGAGTCCCCAAGGTCGGAGAGAAGACCGCCGTCAAGTGGCTCACGCAGTTCGGCTCCCTCGATGCCCTCATCGAAGGCGCCGACTCCATCAAGGGCGTCGTCGGCGGCAATCTCCGCGACCACATCGACGATGTGCGGCGCAATCGCCAGCTCAACCGGTTACTGCGTGATGTCGAGCTCCCCGTGGCGATCTCGGATCTCGAGGTCAAGCCGATGGACGCTCAAGCCGTACGCGACATCTTCGCGCGTCTCGAGTTCAAGACCCTCATCCCGCGTGTCGCCGAGCTCGCGGGGATCGAGCAGCAGATGGCGGCCGTCACGAGTGCCGCCGCCGTCACGGCGCCTGTCGCGGCGGAACTCAGCGCCGATCAGCTCACAGAGTGGCTCGAGCGGGCCGAAGGCGACATCGGGGTCACGATCACGGTCGCGGGAGGCACCCCCCAGCGGGTAGGCCTCGCCGCGGGTGACACGGCGGTCGAAGTGTCCTGGACGCCCGAGACGGCGGCGTCCCTCGGTCCATGGCTCGCGTCCGACGCGCAGAAGATCTTCAGCGACGCCAAGCCGCAGATCAAGGCCCTTGCCCGGTCGGGGATCCGCACCCGCGGTCTGGGGTTCGACACCGTCGTCGCCGGGTGGCTCCTGCGGCCCAGCTTCCCCGACAAGACCCTCGCCGACCTTGTCGACCGCTACCTCGATGAGCGACTGCCCGAGGCCGATCCGACGCAGCTCGTGCCCGAGACGGAAGGCGCGACACCGGGACAGTTGTCCTGGTACGCGCTCCGCGTCGCCGAGGCCCAGCGCGCCGAGATGGCGCCGAGCGTCGAGCGGGTCCTGACCGAGATCGAGCTGCCGACTCTCACGACGCTGGCAGACATGGAGCTCGCCGGCGTCGCGGTATCCCACGACACACTGTCGACGTTCTCCCGCGAGCTGGGCGAGCGCGCCGACGCGATCGCGCGCGAGGCGTACGCGACGATCGGTCGCGAAGTGAACCTGGGGTCACCCAAGCAGCTGCAAGAGGTCCTTTTCGACGAGCTCGAGCTGCCCAAGACACGCAAGACGAAGACGGGATACTCGACCGACGCGGCGGTGCTCGCCGACCTGCAGGAGACCAATCCGCATCCCTTCCTGAACCAGCTGCTGCAGCATCGCGAAGCCACGAAGCTCCGACAGATCATCGAGTCGCTCGATGCCGCGATCGCCGCGGACGGGCGCATTCGCACGACCTATGTCCAGACCGGGAGTCAGACCGGCCGACTGTCGAGCACCGACCCGAACCTGCAGAACATTCCGATCCGCACGGAGGAAAGCCGCCGCATCCGCTCGGCGTTCGAAGTGGGTTCGGGCTACGAGACGCTCCTGACCGCCGACTATTCGCAGATCGAGATGCGGATCATGGCGCACCTGTCGGAGGACCCGGGGTTGGTCGAGGCATTCAACTCGGGCGAAGATCTCCACCGCTTCGTCGGCGCGCGTGTCTTCGGGGTCGATCCGTCCGATGTCACGTCGCAGATGCGCACGAAGGTCAAGGCGATGTCCTACGGTCTCGTCTACGGTCTCTCCGCCTTCGGCCTGTCGAAGCAGCTGAGGATCGAGCAGTCCGAGGCGAAGCAGCTCATGATGGAGTACTTCGCGCGGTTCGGAGCGGTTCGCGACTACCTCCGTTCTTCCGTCGAACAGGCTCGGATCGACGGCTACACCGAGACGATCTTCGGACGCCGACGGCCGTTCCCCGACCTCGCGAGCCCCAACCGCGTGCTCCGCGAGAACGCGGAACGCGCGGCCCTGAACGCCCCGATCCAGGGCAGCGCCGCCGACATCATGAAGATCGCGCTCTTCCACATCCACGACGACTTCACCGCGGCAGGACTGCAATCCCGCGTCCTCCTGCAGATCCACGACGAACTCGTCGTGGAGGTCGCCGCGGGGGAGTGGGATGCCGCCGAGCGGATCGTTCGTGAGCGCATGGGGGACGCCGCGGAGCTCTCGGTTCCGCTCGATGTCCAGATCGGGCGCGGGGCGAACTGGAACGACGCCGGCCACTGA
- a CDS encoding DUF885 domain-containing protein, producing the protein MTDAPRTPTPIDDIADAWVDTLAELVPSLATYIGRFEHNDRFGDFSPAGHERLIGEARATLAALSAAEPVDDIDRVTKLDLTRELELDIELSEAKSHLRDVNVIASPVQEIRSVFDLMPTDTPEDWSVISRRLSAVPGAIHGYIETLRAGIAEGVVPARRQITESVSQIARYTADTGFFASFAAEAAPAEGQLPASLAVELTDNANAARVAYDELARFLGSELAPAASEKDAVGRELYALHSRRFLGATIDLDETYEWGVEELARMVAEQTAIANEILPGSSVEEAVAFLEKDPTRKLHGTEALQKWMQETSDRAVEELGRTHFDIAEPIRRLECMIAPTKEGGIYYTGPTDDFSRPGRMWWSVPEGVTEFDTWRELTTVYHEGVPGHHLQIAQAVYNRAELNSWRRLLAGTSGHAEGWALYAERLMQQLGYLDDAADRLGMLDGQRMRAARVVLDIGVHLEKPRLDGQGTWDYEYALDFMRANVNMPDEFVRFEVNRYFGWPGQAPSYKVGQRIWEQLRDDVQEREGTDFDIKRFHKRALDVGGVGLDTLRAALAG; encoded by the coding sequence ATGACTGATGCACCACGGACTCCTACGCCGATCGACGACATCGCCGACGCATGGGTCGACACCCTCGCGGAGCTGGTTCCTTCACTCGCGACCTACATCGGGCGTTTCGAGCACAACGACCGGTTCGGTGACTTCTCTCCCGCGGGCCACGAGCGACTCATCGGTGAAGCGCGTGCGACTCTCGCTGCGCTCTCCGCCGCGGAACCCGTCGACGACATCGACCGTGTCACGAAGCTCGACCTGACCCGGGAACTGGAGCTGGACATCGAGCTCTCGGAGGCGAAGTCCCACTTGCGCGACGTCAACGTGATCGCCTCGCCCGTGCAGGAGATCCGGTCGGTCTTCGACCTCATGCCGACCGATACCCCGGAAGACTGGAGCGTCATCTCGCGGCGGCTGAGCGCCGTCCCGGGCGCCATTCACGGCTACATCGAGACGCTCCGGGCGGGGATCGCGGAGGGCGTCGTTCCGGCCCGCCGTCAGATCACCGAGTCGGTGTCGCAGATCGCACGCTACACGGCGGACACCGGCTTCTTCGCCTCGTTCGCCGCAGAGGCCGCGCCCGCCGAGGGCCAGCTCCCGGCGTCGCTCGCCGTCGAATTGACCGACAACGCCAACGCGGCGCGCGTCGCCTACGACGAGCTGGCGCGTTTCCTCGGGTCGGAACTCGCCCCCGCCGCAAGCGAGAAGGACGCCGTCGGACGCGAGCTGTACGCGCTGCACTCGCGCCGCTTCCTCGGTGCCACGATCGACCTCGACGAAACGTACGAGTGGGGCGTGGAAGAGCTTGCGCGGATGGTCGCGGAACAGACCGCGATCGCGAACGAGATCCTCCCGGGCAGTTCGGTCGAAGAGGCGGTCGCGTTCCTCGAGAAGGATCCCACCCGGAAGCTTCACGGGACGGAAGCGCTCCAGAAGTGGATGCAGGAGACGAGCGACCGCGCAGTCGAGGAGCTCGGACGCACCCACTTCGACATCGCCGAACCGATCCGCCGCCTGGAGTGCATGATCGCGCCCACGAAAGAAGGCGGGATCTACTACACGGGGCCGACCGACGACTTCTCCCGGCCTGGCCGCATGTGGTGGTCCGTTCCCGAGGGCGTCACGGAGTTCGACACGTGGCGAGAGCTCACCACCGTCTACCACGAAGGCGTTCCCGGACACCACCTGCAGATCGCGCAGGCGGTCTACAACCGCGCCGAGCTCAACTCCTGGCGCCGCCTTCTCGCCGGCACGAGCGGTCACGCCGAGGGGTGGGCGCTGTACGCCGAGCGGCTCATGCAACAGCTCGGTTACCTCGATGACGCGGCGGACCGACTCGGCATGCTCGACGGTCAGCGGATGCGCGCCGCGCGCGTCGTCCTCGACATCGGCGTGCACCTCGAGAAGCCGCGACTCGACGGCCAGGGCACCTGGGACTACGAATACGCGCTCGACTTCATGCGCGCCAACGTCAACATGCCCGACGAGTTCGTCCGATTCGAAGTGAACCGGTACTTCGGCTGGCCCGGACAAGCGCCGTCCTACAAGGTCGGACAGCGCATCTGGGAGCAGCTGCGCGACGATGTGCAGGAGCGCGAGGGCACGGACTTCGACATCAAGCGCTTTCACAAGCGCGCCCTCGACGTCGGTGGTGTGGGCCTCGACACCCTCCGGGCAGCTCTCGCCGGCTGA